TGGGCGCGGCTAGGATCGTGTATTCGTCGCTATTTTTCGAATACGTCAAAAACTACAAAAGCGAAGAGGTCGCTAAAAATACGATATTTTACGGCGCGATCGGCACCGGCAAAACTCGCAGGCTGCGATCTTTGATCACCGAAAAGAAACTTGCGGCGAAAAATTTCCGCTACGTTTGCCTGCACGAAGGCTTCGAATACCGTGATTTTATCGACGGATTTTACGGTGAAAGCTTCATTAGCGGCGAGTTTAAGGCGCTTTGCAAGGAGGCGCTAAACGATCCGAAGGGCGAGTATTATTTTCTGATCGACAATGCAAGTGCCGCGAGTTTGGATAAAATTTTAGGCGAGGCCGCGGTGCTTTTGGATCGCCGCTACGACGAGGAAGACGAGCTTTCGCTGATCCGCACGAAAAACTCTCACGTAATCGACGGCTTTGAAGAGGGCGAGAAAGCGCGCGCCAGCGTCGTTTTAAAGGACGGCCGCTCATATTTTGCGGTGCCTAAAAATTTATACGTCCTATGCACTCTAAATGAGCACAAATGCGTTTCGCCGTCGATTGCAAAGGCGTTTAGATGGATCAGATGCGAGTGCGATTACGGCGCGCTTGAGGATTATTTAAGAGATCGCGAGATCGTAAATGCAAGCGCGGTCGTTGCGGTTTGCAAGGCGCTGAATAAGTTTATCACCGATGAGGCAAAGGGCCTGGGTGCGATCGGGCACGGCGTATTTATGGGGCTAGCGCGCTATCAAAACAATGCGCAGATCATGCAGGAGGGGCTAAACGGCTTTTTTGCCGAGGTGCTTGAACCGATCTTTAGGTGCGCAGCAAGTGGCGAAGATACCGCTGCGAGCCTTGGTGAGCGTATCGCTGAAGCTAAGGACGTGTTTAAATTTTAGTCGCCGCTTACTGGAGATGGCTATTTGCAATGAAATTTTAAAATTTTATTGCACTGCGTTTCATTTTTGCTCGCGGATATGGCGCGCGAAATTGGGTTTAAATTTTATTTTACGCCGCGCGGGTTTACAAGACGATTATAGCGCCATTTTATTTGCTGTGCAGCGCATCGACTGGATTGATTAATTTGCTATAAATTTAGACTTAAAATTTTAATCCTCGCTCGACCATACTTATCGGAGCGCAGGGGCAGGATTAGAGTAAATTTTGATCTTTAAATTTAGCCTCAGCCGCTAAATTTACACAAAATCTTTATTTTGAAATTCTGCAGTATTTTCTAAGCGGAATTTTGCTTGTCGGCGCAATCGCCGTTTTGATTAAATTTAATTGAATCGAAGCAGGCCTGTGGGGCTAAGACGGCGCGTGCTTTTAAATTTAACCCAAAAGCCCTGCGCCTTTTACCCTCTGCGAGCGATCCGCCGCGTAGATCCTCTTCCCGCCTACTACTTTGCCGCCCTCGATTTTACCGCCCTTTACGTCGTATTTCCAGATCGGCGCAGCCGCCTTGAAATCCTCCACAAACTCGTTTATGAGCGCCAGAGCGACCTTGCGCTGCGGGCTTACGACGCCTGCGACGTAGGAACTTTCATGGATCGGCACGCCCCCGTTTGAATGTGCAAAAAGAACGAATGCGCCCTGTGCCGCAGCCTTTTGCTGCCACGCTTCAAACCACGTCCGCAAAATCGGCTCGTAGATATCGAAGCTCAGCGCGCAGATGCCGCCCTCTTCGCGCACGATGCCCACAAAAGTGATGAACGCGCCGCAATTTGCGTCCTTAAATTTAGCGTACCAGCGCGATAAAATCG
This window of the uncultured Campylobacter sp. genome carries:
- a CDS encoding molybdenum cofactor biosynthesis protein MoaE encodes the protein MSEAKFNQEILSGTKPEIYEGGLDVDAILSRWYAKFKDANCGAFITFVGIVREEGGICALSFDIYEPILRTWFEAWQQKAAAQGAFVLFAHSNGGVPIHESSYVAGVVSPQRKVALALINEFVEDFKAAAPIWKYDVKGGKIEGGKVVGGKRIYAADRSQRVKGAGLLG